One Gossypium hirsutum isolate 1008001.06 chromosome A11, Gossypium_hirsutum_v2.1, whole genome shotgun sequence genomic window carries:
- the LOC107924821 gene encoding serine carboxypeptidase-like 20 → MANNFLYFCLFCSLVVLTHSAPEEALVTQLPGFSGTFPSNHYSGYVNVDQNHGKNMFYYFVESERNPSEDPLVLWLNGGPGCSSFDGFVYEHGPFNFEAAKANESLPQLHLNPYSWSKVSNIIYLDSPVGVGFSYSKNKSDYETGDVQTAIDTHAFLLKWFELYSEFLPNPFFIAGESYAGVYVPTLSSEVVKGIVAQKKPIPNFKGYLVGNGVADDEFDGNALVPFAHGMGLISDELYEEVNSECKGNFYIPLSETCESKLEKVEKNIKDLNIYDILEPCYHAPETLENTDIKIRLPSSFQKLGETNRPLAVRTRMFGRAWPLRAPVRDGIVPTWPQLLDAESVPCTDDTVATQWLNNPAVRKAIHAEEETAIGKWELCTDKILYDHDAGSMIMYHKNLTSGGYRALIYSGDHDMCVPFTGSQAWTRSIGYEIVDEWRPWMSNGQVAGYLQGYANNLTFLTIKGAGHTVPEYKPQEAFDFYSRFLAGKAI, encoded by the exons ATGGCTAACAATTTCCTATATTTTTGCCTCTTCTGTAGCTTAGTTGTATTAACTCATTCAGCTCCTGAGGAGGCTCTGGTCACTCAACTCCCtggcttttctggcacttttcctTCAAATCACTACTCTGG GTATGTGAATGTCGATCAAAATCATGGCAAGAACATGTTTTACTATTTTGTGGAATCTGAAAGGAATCCGTCAGAGGATCCACTGGTTCTTTGGCTCAATGGTGGACCTGGATGTTCCAGCTTTGACGGCTTTGTTTACGAGCACG GGCCTTTCAATTTTGAAGCAGCAAAGGCAAATGAGAGTTTGCCCCAACTACATCTCAATCCCTATAGTTGGTCCAAG gtCTCTAACATTATATATTTAGATTCTCCAGTCGGTGTTGGGTTTTCGTATTcgaagaacaaaagtgattatgaGACTGGTGATGTACAGACTGCCATTGACACCCATGCATTTTTGCTCAAG TGGTTTGAACTATACTCTGAGTTCCTTCCAAACCCCTTTTTTATTGCCGGAGAGTCATATGCTGGTGTATATGTGCCTACTCTATCTTCTGAAGTCGTGAAAg GAATTGTTGCTCAGAAAAAGCCTATTCCTAATTTCAAG GGATATTTGGTGGGAAATGGAGTTGCAGATGATGAATTTGATGGCAACGCTCTTGTTCCGTTTGCCCATGGGATGGGCCTGATCTCAGATGAACTATATGAG GAGGTTAACAGTGAGTGCAAGGGTAATTTCTACATTCCACTCAGTGAAACTTGTGAAAGCAAACTGGAAAAGGTTGAGAAG AACAtaaaggatttaaacatatacGACATCCTGGAACCTTGTTACCATGCACCAGAAACGCTTGAGAATACAGATATTAAGATTAGACTACCTTCAAGCTTCCAGAAGCTCGGTGAGACCAACAGGCCTCTTGCTGTAAGGACAAGGATGTTCGGTCGTGCCTGGCCGCTTAGAGCTCCTGTGAGAGATGGAATTGTTCCAACATGGCCACAACTTCTTGATGCCGAAAGTGTTCCATGTACC GATGATACAGTAGCAACACAATGGCTGAATAATCCAGCAGTTAGGAAGGCAATTCATGCTGAAGAG GAGACTGCAATCGGCAAATGGGAGTTATGCACGGACAAGATCTTGTATGATCACGATGCTGGAAGCATGATCATGTATCACAAGAATCTTACTTCTGGTGGGTATCGAGCACTCATATACAG TGGGGATCATGATATGTGTGTTCCATTCACTGGGAGCCAAGCCTGGACGAGATCCATTGGATACGAGATAGTAGATGAATGGAGGCCATGGATGTCCAATGGACAAGTTGCTGG GTATTTACAAGGTTATGCGAACAACCTGACCTTTTTAACCATAAAG GGAGCAGGACATACTGTTCCAGAATACAAACCTCAAGAGGCATTCGATTTTTATAGCAGATTCCTTGCAGGGAAAGCTATATGA
- the LOC107922763 gene encoding poly(A)-specific ribonuclease PARN-like isoform X2, giving the protein MVALIRRRFLGTKISLNSHRHKLQWSVKQVTKSNFSDSLQEFKSHLSASDFVAVSLQNTGSFSAPWNRVSSFDSPETAYLKVRRAAERFQLLQFAICPFTISGSKVTAHPYNFHLFPRDELNIGMPSYSFSCQTSYLTAMARQGFDFNACIYDGISYLSRAQELAAIVRMANPINLNYVVEASSSPPTVADTVFVERVKSRIKHWKKSCIDSTSKKIDDALVKSLQKLVLGGEQYGSRPCMTIAVCSERQVQLVSEMLREFFDDLVALKIPTKGGGTQAVRVVLTSSKEDKSLLERELQNAEEEQNKKMRGFREVIELVSASQKPVVSHNTLNDFSVIHSKFIAPLPLDVNEFLNSLQSNFPLIFDVNHMMKGIGPLENVTSIPAAVSHLKNRFFAPIEMELSHGV; this is encoded by the exons ATGGTGGCTTTAATAAGGAGACGTTTTCTTGGCACCAAAATATCCCTAAACAGCCATCGGCATAAGCTCCAATGGAGCGTAAAGCAGGTTACCAAATCCAACTTCAGTGACTCACTCCAGGAGTTCAAGTCCCACCTCTCCGCTTCCGACTTCGTCGCGGTTTCGCTCCAGAACACCGGTTCTTTCTCCGCTCCTTGGAACCGAGTCTCCTCCTTCGACTCGCCGGAAACCGCTTACCTCAAGGTCCGTCGCGCCGCCGAACGCTTCCAGCTCCTCCAGTTCGCCATCTGCCCCTTTACGATATCTGGCTCCAAAGTCACTGCCCACCC GTATAATTTCCATTTGTTCCCAAGGGATGAATTAAACATTGGGATGCCTTCTTACAGTTTTTCATGCCAAACTTCTTATTTGACGGCTATGGCTCGACAAGGTTTCGATTTTAATGCTTGCATATATGATG GTATATCGTACTTATCGAGAGCACAAGAGTTGGCAGCAATAGTTCGAATGGCCAAtccaattaatttaaattatgttgTGGAAGCTTCTTCTTCCCCTCCGACTGTTGCTGATACAGTATTTGTAGAAAGGGTTAAATCTCGTATTAAGCATTGGAAAAAGTCCTGTATCGACTCCACAAGCAAAAAGATAGATG ATGCTCTTGTAAAATCACTGCAAAAACTTGTCTTAGGGGGTGAACAGTATGGGTCTAGACCATGCATGACAATAGCCGTATGCAGTGAACGTCAAGTTCAACTTGTATCAGAG ATGTTGAGAGAGTTCTTTGATGATCTTGTTGCTTTAAAAATCCCAACAAAGGGTGGAGGAACCCAGGCAGTTCGTGTTGTTTTAACAAGTTCAAAAGAAGACAAGAGTCTTCTTGAG AGGGAGCTTCAGAATGCTGAAGAGGAACAAAACAAGAAAATGAGGGGCTTTCGAGAGGTGATCGAATTGGTATCTGCTTCACAGAAACCTGTTGTCTCCCACAATACCCTTAATG ATTTCTCTGTTATTCATTCAAAATTCATAGCTCCACTTCCTCTCGACGTGAATGAGTTCCTTAACTCTTTACAATCCAATTTTCcccttatatttgatgttaacCATATGATGAAGGGAATTGGTCCTCTAGAAAATGTGACCAGCATACCTGCAGCTGTATCTCACCTCAAGAATCGTTTCTTTGCGCCCATTGAAATGGAACTTTCCCATGGAG TCTAG
- the LOC107922763 gene encoding poly(A)-specific ribonuclease PARN-like isoform X1: MVALIRRRFLGTKISLNSHRHKLQWSVKQVTKSNFSDSLQEFKSHLSASDFVAVSLQNTGSFSAPWNRVSSFDSPETAYLKVRRAAERFQLLQFAICPFTISGSKVTAHPYNFHLFPRDELNIGMPSYSFSCQTSYLTAMARQGFDFNACIYDGISYLSRAQELAAIVRMANPINLNYVVEASSSPPTVADTVFVERVKSRIKHWKKSCIDSTSKKIDDALVKSLQKLVLGGEQYGSRPCMTIAVCSERQVQLVSEMLREFFDDLVALKIPTKGGGTQAVRVVLTSSKEDKSLLERELQNAEEEQNKKMRGFREVIELVSASQKPVVSHNTLNDFSVIHSKFIAPLPLDVNEFLNSLQSNFPLIFDVNHMMKGIGPLENVTSIPAAVSHLKNRFFAPIEMELSHGALLDESKIHGQTVVRICYLFAKLCSVLKITPGSIQSSDGKVLDGYANAFRSCSGNSVESLDGGIRIWTNSPRKVDCKDLVFLVGIQEQAVCWNA, from the exons ATGGTGGCTTTAATAAGGAGACGTTTTCTTGGCACCAAAATATCCCTAAACAGCCATCGGCATAAGCTCCAATGGAGCGTAAAGCAGGTTACCAAATCCAACTTCAGTGACTCACTCCAGGAGTTCAAGTCCCACCTCTCCGCTTCCGACTTCGTCGCGGTTTCGCTCCAGAACACCGGTTCTTTCTCCGCTCCTTGGAACCGAGTCTCCTCCTTCGACTCGCCGGAAACCGCTTACCTCAAGGTCCGTCGCGCCGCCGAACGCTTCCAGCTCCTCCAGTTCGCCATCTGCCCCTTTACGATATCTGGCTCCAAAGTCACTGCCCACCC GTATAATTTCCATTTGTTCCCAAGGGATGAATTAAACATTGGGATGCCTTCTTACAGTTTTTCATGCCAAACTTCTTATTTGACGGCTATGGCTCGACAAGGTTTCGATTTTAATGCTTGCATATATGATG GTATATCGTACTTATCGAGAGCACAAGAGTTGGCAGCAATAGTTCGAATGGCCAAtccaattaatttaaattatgttgTGGAAGCTTCTTCTTCCCCTCCGACTGTTGCTGATACAGTATTTGTAGAAAGGGTTAAATCTCGTATTAAGCATTGGAAAAAGTCCTGTATCGACTCCACAAGCAAAAAGATAGATG ATGCTCTTGTAAAATCACTGCAAAAACTTGTCTTAGGGGGTGAACAGTATGGGTCTAGACCATGCATGACAATAGCCGTATGCAGTGAACGTCAAGTTCAACTTGTATCAGAG ATGTTGAGAGAGTTCTTTGATGATCTTGTTGCTTTAAAAATCCCAACAAAGGGTGGAGGAACCCAGGCAGTTCGTGTTGTTTTAACAAGTTCAAAAGAAGACAAGAGTCTTCTTGAG AGGGAGCTTCAGAATGCTGAAGAGGAACAAAACAAGAAAATGAGGGGCTTTCGAGAGGTGATCGAATTGGTATCTGCTTCACAGAAACCTGTTGTCTCCCACAATACCCTTAATG ATTTCTCTGTTATTCATTCAAAATTCATAGCTCCACTTCCTCTCGACGTGAATGAGTTCCTTAACTCTTTACAATCCAATTTTCcccttatatttgatgttaacCATATGATGAAGGGAATTGGTCCTCTAGAAAATGTGACCAGCATACCTGCAGCTGTATCTCACCTCAAGAATCGTTTCTTTGCGCCCATTGAAATGGAACTTTCCCATGGAG CTTTGTTAGATGAAAGCAAGATTCATGGGCAAACTGTTGTAAGaatatgttatttatttgcaaAATTGTGCTCTGTACTGAAGATCACCCCTGGTTCTATCCAGTCTAGTGATGGAAAAGTCCTTGATGGGTATGCAAATGCCTTCAGATCATGTTCTGGAAATTCTGTAGAATCACTTGACGGGGGTATCAGAATTTGGACAAATAGCCCAAGAAAAGTAGATTGCAAGGATTTAGTTTTCTTGGTGGGGATTCAGGAACAGGCCGTCTGCTGGAATGCTTAA